The sequence CGCCGCCATCGGCACACCGCGCGAGGTGGTGCGGGCGAACGCCTTCGGCGCGTCACCGCGCTGGCCGAGCGAGAAGGCCATCCGGGAGGCCGTGTACAGACCGGAGTTGAGACAGGACAGCACCGCGGTCAGCACGATGACGTTCATGATCTGGCCGGCGTGCGCGATCCCGAGGGAGTTCAGCGCGGCGACGTACGAGCCCTGCTTCACCAGCGACGCGTCGTTCCACGGCAGCAGCGTGACCACGACGAGGATCGAGCCGAGGTAGAAGACACCGATACGCCAGATGATGCTGTTGGTGGCCTTGGTGACCGCGCGCTGCGGGTCCTCGGACTCACCGGCGGCCAGGGTGGCGATCTCGCTGCCCATGAAGGAGAAGACGACCAGCAGCACACCGGTGAGGATCGCTCCCGGACCGTGCGGCAGGAATCCGCCGTGATCGGTGAGGTTGGCGAAGGACGCCTTGTCGGTGTGCGCGCCCGGCAGCACACCGAAGATCGCGAGCAGGCCGACGACGATGAACGCGCCGATCGCCACGACCTTGATACCGGCGAACCAGAACTCGAACTCGCCGTAGGAACCGACCGATACGAGGTTCGACGCGGTCAGCACCAGCATCACGATGAGGGCCCAGCCCCACTGCGGCACCGCCGGTACCCAGCCCGCCAGGATCTTCGCGCCGGCCGTTCCCTCGACCGCGAGCACGACGACCCAGAAGAACCAGTACAGCCAGCCGATGGAGAAACCGGCCCAGCGGCCGAGCGCGCGGTCGGCGTGCTCGGAGAAGGAGCCGGAGGTCGGGTTGGCGGCGGACATCTCGCCCAGCATTCGCATCACGAGGACGACGAGGGTGCCGACGAGGGCGTAGGACAGCAGAATGCCCGGTCCGGCCGCGGCGATGCCGGAGCTGGAGCCGACGAACAGTCCGGCGCCGATCACACCGCCGATGGCGATCATCGTCAGGTGCCGGTTCTTGAGGCCTGCTTGAAGTCCGGAACCAGGAGGGGTCATGGACGGATTCCTTTGCGCCTGTTGAGCGGGGGTCCTCGTACGGAAACGGGGGTGCCCGTTGCGGGGTCCGGTACGGGATTCGTACGAGCGGTGTACGAGTCGGTCCAGTGAATCCGAGGCGAACGAATTCGGGAACCTCTGAATCCGGATTGTTACTTGAGGTTCCCTTGAGGTTCTATGGCCCTGCTCACATTTGACGACGAAATCCGTAGGTATCCGGGTGTCACATGAGTCACCTCCGGACTCCTTGACGGACGCCCTTCGAATGCCGTGGACCCCCGGCTGCTGCCCCGATTCCGGCGTGTCACACTCGTGTCATGCGCGTGTACCTCGGCTCCGACCATGCGGGCTTCGAACTCAAGAACCACCTCGTCGAGTGGCTCAAGGCGGCGGGGCACGAGCCCGTCGACTGCGGGCCGCACATCTACGACGCCCAGGACGACTACCCGCCCTTCTGCCTGCGCGCCGCCGAGCGCACGGCCGCCGACGCCGACGCCCTCGGCATCGTGATCGGCGGCTCCGGCAACGGGGAGCAGATCGCCGCGAACAAGGTGAAGGGCGTGCGCGCGGCGCTGGCCTGGAGCGAGGAGACGGCCTCGCTCGGCCGTCAGCACAACAACGCCAACGTGGTGGCCGTCGGTGCGCGCATGCACAGCACCGAGGAGGCGACCAAGTTCGTCGAGACCTTCCTCGGCACCCCGTTCTCCGGTGACGAGCGCCACATCCGCCGCATCGACATGCTGAGCGACTACGAGTCGACGGGCGACCTCCCCCCGGTCCCCGCCCACCACCCCCAGCAGTAGCCCTCTCCCTCCTCCACCTGCGCCCACCCCTCGCCGACGCGCTCGGCGGCGGGTGGGCGTCGTGCGTGACGGGGGACCTTCCGGACGCCGCGGGGCGGCCGGGGAGGCGGATCGCCGGCCGGCCGGATGCGGGAGGGGCGACCGGGGAACGCGCCTAGGCTGAGGGGCGAGGGCCGCCCTCCGGCCGCATGGGCCGGGTGGGCGGGCGGGAGAGAAGACGAAAGGACGGCCCGCCTTGCCGGAAGGGCACACGATTCACCGGTTGGCACAGGACTACGCCGCCCGATTCCAGGGCACGGCCCCCCGCGTCACCAGCCCCCAGGGCAAGTTCTCCGACGCCGCCGCCCTGCTGGACCGTGCCGAGCTGACCGCCACCGAGGCCCACGGCAAGCACCTGTTCCTGCGCTTCCGCGACAGCGACTGGGTCCATGTCCACCTCGGCCTGTTCGGCAAGGTCGGCTTCGGCGACGCCCCCGCGCCCCCGCCCACCGACACCGTCCGGCTCCGGCTCGCGAACGACCTGTCGTACGTCGATCTGCGCGGCCCCACCACCTGCGCCCTGATCACCGACGACGAGAAACGCGCCGTCCACCGTCGCCTCGGCCCCGACCCGCTCCGCGAGGACGCCGACCCGGCGGCGGCGTACCGCAGGATCAGCCGCAGCCGTACGACGATCGCCGCCCTGCTCATGGACCAGAAGATCGTGGCCGGCGTCGGCAACGTCTACCGCGCCGAGGTCCTCTTCCGGCACGGCATCGACCCCTACCGCGCGGGCCGCGACCTCACCCCCGCCGAATGGGACGCGATCTGGACCGACCTCGCCGCCCTGATGCGCGAGGGCGTGCGCAACAACCGGATCGACACCGTACGGCCCGAGCACACCCCCGAGGCCATGGGCCGCCCGCCCCGCGTGGACGACCACGGCGGCGAGGTCTACGTCTACCGCCGCGCCACCCAGCCCTGCCACATCTGCGGCGACCACATCCGCACCGCGGGGCTCGCCGCCCGCAATCTGTTCTGGTGCCCCACCTGTCAGAAGCGCTGACACCCCTTCGGGTGGGTTTACGGAATTCCGGTGCCTGAGCGAACCTGTGAACCCGAGCCCCGCACGGGGGACAAGCAGGACCTCCCGTGCCAACGGGCCGGTGCGATGGATAGGGTCCCGAACTAATGGCAGCAGGACGAGAGACGCGCGCGAAGGCCGACACGCTCACGGCCCGGTGGAAGATGCAGTGGCACCGGGCCCGCGTCGGGCTGCGCAGAAGCGCCGTCGACTACTTCCGCGGCGACGGCTCCGACTGGATCGCCTTCGCGGGACTCCTGCTGACCGTCCCCGTCCTCGCCGCCCTGACCCTGTTCGACTCCGTGTGGTGCTCCCCGGCCATGCTCGTCCTGCCGATCGTCGCCGGCGGGCTGCTGCTGCGCCCGGCCAGCCTGCTCGGCCTGTACGCGACGGCGGCCACCGCGCTGATCGTGGAGTCGGTACGCCTCGGCCCGTACACCGAGGGTCCCTCGCGCGTCACCCCGGGCGTCGTCCTGGTGGTGGCCGCCTGCGGTTTCTTCGGCCTGCTCACCGCCCAGTTCCGCAGCCGCGTCGGCGTGCCCTGGCGGCGCGGCGGCACCATGCTGTTCGACCTGCGCGAGCGGATCCGGGTGCAGTCCACCCTGCCCAAGCTGCCCCAGGGCTGGCACCACGAGATGGCCCTGCGGCCCGCCGGCGGCCAGTCCTTCTCCGGCGACTTCGTGGTGGCCGCCCGCACCAACGGCGGCCGCACCCTGGAGGTCGTCCTCACCGACGTCTCCGGCAAGGGCATGGACGCCGGCTCCCGCGCCCTCCTGCTGTCCGGCGCCTTCGGCGGACTGCTCGGTTCGCTGCCCCCGCACGCCTTCCTGCCCGCCGCCAACGGCTATCTGCTCCGCCAGGACTGGGACGAGGGCTTCGCCACCTCCATCCACCTCGTCCTGGACCTCGACTCCGGGGACTACGAGCTGTACTCCGCGGGCCATCCGCCGGGCCTCCAGCTCAGCGCCGGCACCGGCCGCTGGGAGGAGAAGTCCGCCGAGGGCCCGCTCCTCGGCGTCTACGACGGCGCCCAGTTCGACGCCGTCAAGGGCTCACTGCGCCCCGGCGACGTCCTGATGCTCTTCACCGACGGCCTGGTGGAGACCTCCGACCGCGACATCGTCGAGGGCATCGACCGCCTCACCGGCGAGGCCGACCGCTATGTCGCCGGCGGCTTCCACGGCGCCGCCTGGCATCTCATCGAGGCCGTCGCCAAGGACGTCAACGACGACAGGGCGCTGCTGCTGATCTGCCGCGAGTCCGCCGCCCACGCCCGCTGACGGACGACCCCCGGAGAGTGCCCGTATGACATCACCGCTCACCCTCGCCGACGTCGAGGCCCTCGCCCGTGCCGCGCACGAAGGGCAGCGGGACAAGGCGGGCCGGCCGTACGCCGAACACCTC is a genomic window of Streptomyces sp. WP-1 containing:
- a CDS encoding amino acid permease translates to MTPPGSGLQAGLKNRHLTMIAIGGVIGAGLFVGSSSGIAAAGPGILLSYALVGTLVVLVMRMLGEMSAANPTSGSFSEHADRALGRWAGFSIGWLYWFFWVVVLAVEGTAGAKILAGWVPAVPQWGWALIVMLVLTASNLVSVGSYGEFEFWFAGIKVVAIGAFIVVGLLAIFGVLPGAHTDKASFANLTDHGGFLPHGPGAILTGVLLVVFSFMGSEIATLAAGESEDPQRAVTKATNSIIWRIGVFYLGSILVVVTLLPWNDASLVKQGSYVAALNSLGIAHAGQIMNVIVLTAVLSCLNSGLYTASRMAFSLGQRGDAPKAFARTTSRGVPMAAILASVVFGFVAVFFNYEFPDTVFLFLVNSSGAVALFVWLVICFSQLRMRRIIQREAPEKLVVRMWLYPYLTWAAAAVIVAVLVYMLFDTEHDGRETVLLSLLVAAIVVAIAFIKQKVTGDRPAPAAEAATDKVSIG
- a CDS encoding ribose-5-phosphate isomerase; the protein is MRVYLGSDHAGFELKNHLVEWLKAAGHEPVDCGPHIYDAQDDYPPFCLRAAERTAADADALGIVIGGSGNGEQIAANKVKGVRAALAWSEETASLGRQHNNANVVAVGARMHSTEEATKFVETFLGTPFSGDERHIRRIDMLSDYESTGDLPPVPAHHPQQ
- a CDS encoding Fpg/Nei family DNA glycosylase; the protein is MPEGHTIHRLAQDYAARFQGTAPRVTSPQGKFSDAAALLDRAELTATEAHGKHLFLRFRDSDWVHVHLGLFGKVGFGDAPAPPPTDTVRLRLANDLSYVDLRGPTTCALITDDEKRAVHRRLGPDPLREDADPAAAYRRISRSRTTIAALLMDQKIVAGVGNVYRAEVLFRHGIDPYRAGRDLTPAEWDAIWTDLAALMREGVRNNRIDTVRPEHTPEAMGRPPRVDDHGGEVYVYRRATQPCHICGDHIRTAGLAARNLFWCPTCQKR
- a CDS encoding PP2C family protein-serine/threonine phosphatase, with the protein product MAAGRETRAKADTLTARWKMQWHRARVGLRRSAVDYFRGDGSDWIAFAGLLLTVPVLAALTLFDSVWCSPAMLVLPIVAGGLLLRPASLLGLYATAATALIVESVRLGPYTEGPSRVTPGVVLVVAACGFFGLLTAQFRSRVGVPWRRGGTMLFDLRERIRVQSTLPKLPQGWHHEMALRPAGGQSFSGDFVVAARTNGGRTLEVVLTDVSGKGMDAGSRALLLSGAFGGLLGSLPPHAFLPAANGYLLRQDWDEGFATSIHLVLDLDSGDYELYSAGHPPGLQLSAGTGRWEEKSAEGPLLGVYDGAQFDAVKGSLRPGDVLMLFTDGLVETSDRDIVEGIDRLTGEADRYVAGGFHGAAWHLIEAVAKDVNDDRALLLICRESAAHAR